TGCCGCCCGCGCGTGCCGCATGCGCGCGGGCACGAACCGGAAGCCATCCCATGCAGCACGCGCGCGCCGCGCACGACGATCCCGCCTATCTCGCGCAATTGCGCCATGACTTACTTCGTTTCGCGCGTCTGCAATTGCGCGACGCCGACGCTGCCGAAGACGCCGTCCAGGAAGCGCTCGCGGCGGCGTGGGCACAGGCCCACCGCTTCGACGGGCAGTCGAGCCACAAGACCTGGGTATTCGGCATCCTGCGCAACAAGCTGATCGACACGATTCGGGCGCGGCGAAGGACGATCAACGCGTCGGCGCTCGACGCCGAGCTCGACGGCGAAGCGCTTCTCGACCGCGAGCTGTTCGCGGACAATGGCCACTGGGCGCCGCACGCGAAGCCGCGTCCGTGGCCGAAGCCGGAAACGATCCTGCAGCAGC
The nucleotide sequence above comes from Burkholderia thailandensis E264. Encoded proteins:
- a CDS encoding RNA polymerase factor sigma-70, with the translated sequence MQHARAAHDDPAYLAQLRHDLLRFARLQLRDADAAEDAVQEALAAAWAQAHRFDGQSSHKTWVFGILRNKLIDTIRARRRTINASALDAELDGEALLDRELFADNGHWAPHAKPRPWPKPETILQQRQFWMLFEACLDHLPEQIGRVFMMREFLDFAIDDICTELELKANHCSVLLYRARTRLRTCLTEKGLTTEDATGEM